TCTACCAAGTCTTTTAGAGAAGACACAGCTGGACATGGCAGGCTCTAAAAGAAAGTAGACTTTAACCAGCACAAAACACTCTCTCATTTTCAAAAACTTTTGATTTTATTAAGGAACATGCATTGAAAGCTTGGTGGTGGTATTTATTAAGAATTTGGTTAAATGTTTTCTAACTGCCAGTAGGTTTCCAGTACTTCCTTATGTAACATGAATACTGCATaacttgaacatatcttttttttttttttttttttgcggtatgcgggcctctcactgttgtggcctcccccgtcgcggagcacaggctccggacgcgcaggctccggacgcgcaggctcagcggccatggctcacgggcccagccgctccgcggcatatgggatccccccagaccggggcacgaacccgtatcccctgcatcggcaggcggactctcaaccacttgcgccaccagggaggcccttgaacaTATCTTGAATCTTCTAGCAGCCTGGTACAACTTTTCAATGTAGCCATCAGTaaaactttctggatttttcttaagattttcttgatttattttttggatCCCTTTTTTGTCTAGGTAATTTGTATCGTTCAGCATCGATACAGGATCTTCTGGGACACTCTGATTTGCTCTTTGCAGAACTTTAATCAGTTTAGCGGCAATCTTCCAATCACCTTGAGTCATAAGGGTAACTGATATGCCCATCTCTCCTGCTCTTCCAGTACGCCCTACTCTGTTTACATGTTCTTCAATATTCCATGGAGAATtgtaattatatatgtgtgtgacaTCACTAATATCGAGGCCCCGGGATGCTAAATCAGTAGCAATCAGTATTTTCACTTTTCCACTTTTTAAGTCCTCTAATGCTGGCTCATGATCACTCTGTTCTTTGTCACTGTGCAGGGATTGTATAGTTATGCCTTGGTTACTTAAATCGCTTGATAAGTCATCAGCAACAAGTTTTCTGCTGACAGACACGATGACTTTGTCTTTGGGTGACAAGCTCTGTAGGAATTCTCAGACAAGAGATCGTTTTTCTTCGTCTGTGGTAACAATTATATTTTGCTTCACTGTGTTTACATTAACTAGATCCAGAGTACCAGTATAAACAATCATAGGCTCTTTCAAATAAGATTGTGCAAGTCGACAAATGGTACCTGGCCGAGTTGCAGTTGTCATAACAGTCTGCCAGTCTGGGCGCACAGCTAATAAAATCTTCATTATTTGGTGTTCATACTCCAGATCCAGCACTTTACCTGCCTCATCTAAGACTAAGTAGGTTATGCTTCTTAGGTTGACAAAGTTGTTCATTTGCAGATCTTTCAGTCTTCCAGGAGTTGCAATGATGATGTCTACGCCTTTAGTAACATCttgaatttgtccttttctgtttCCACCGCCATATTTACAAACACTTTTAAGACCTTTATACGAATACTTAGAACATTCAGCTTCCACCTGAAGAGATAATTCTCTAGTGGGTGTAAGGACTAGCATGCCGGGTCCATTCCTTTGTTCTCTAGATATTGGTTGAGAACGGAGATGAATAAACCCATGCATTAAATAGGACAGTGTTTTTGCCCGTTCCAGTTTGGGCAATTCCTGTAAGATCTATTCCTTGTAGAATAATAGGCCATGCCTGTGACTGAATTGGCATTGGGTTTCAAAAACCAGCTTTTTCAATGCTTTTCATAAGTTCAGGATAATGCTGGAAAGCATCTTCAAATTTGCAAATCGGATTGGGGATGGGACGTTTTTCACCATCTTTCAAGTCATCACACATTATGTTGAAATTTCCTTTCTCCAAGTGTCTACTTGCACTTGAGACAATGACCTTGTTGCTTTGGATTCTATGTAAAAGTTTTTCTTAATTGGTGATAAAtctgcccattttcttttttcccactgTACAACTTCGGCCTTTACTTGATCCTAGTCTGTCAGTGGCTGAGCTCCTCTAGCAGTGTTATCTCTGCTTGAGCCTCTTCCAACAGAGGGTTGGGATGCAGCATTATCAACACTGGATTGTGAACTGTAGtgtctttcttgtttcttaacaAGAGTTTCTGTAGCTGCTTTGGCCTTggctttcatgtctttgttgcCAAAAATTTTTACCTCTGCTTCAGAATCACCTTTTATGATCTGTATTTTGGTGCTTGTCATATcctg
Above is a window of Mesoplodon densirostris isolate mMesDen1 chromosome X, mMesDen1 primary haplotype, whole genome shotgun sequence DNA encoding:
- the DDX53 gene encoding LOW QUALITY PROTEIN: DEAD box protein 53 (The sequence of the model RefSeq protein was modified relative to this genomic sequence to represent the inferred CDS: inserted 2 bases in 2 codons; deleted 1 base in 1 codon; substituted 4 bases at 4 genomic stop codons); the protein is MAGVPERKRAEPNWRALRASQDGMGGRDRGCSSTFSHLEPRAFGSQEQPLCFQIRNSMVGEVIGHGGSKIKDIQDMTSTKIQIIKGDSEAEVKIFGNKDMKAKAKAATETLVKKQERHYSSQSSVDNAASQPSVGRGSSRDNTARGAQPLTDXDQVKAEVVQWEKRKWADLSPIKKNFYIESKATRSLSQVQVDTWRKXNFNIMCDDLKDGEKRPIPNPICKFEDAFQHYPELMKSIEKAGFXNPMPIQSQAWPIILQGIDLTGIAQTGTGKTLSYLMHGFIHLRSQPISREQRNGPGMLVLTPTRELSLQVEAECSKYSYKGLKSVCKYGGGNRKGQIQDVTKGVDIIIATPGRLKDLQMNNFVNLRSITYLVLDEAGKVLDLEYEHQIMKILLAVRPDWQTVMTTATRPGTICRLAQSYLKEPMIVYTGTLDLVNVNTVKQNIIVTTDEEKRSLVXEFLQSLSPKDKVIVSVSRKLVADDLSSDLSNQGITIQSLHSDKEQSDHEPALEDLKSGKVKILIATDLASRGLDISDVTHIYNYNSPWNIEEHVNRVGRTGRAGEMGISVTLMTQGDWKIAAKLIKVLQRANQSVPEDPVSMXERYKLPRQKRDPKNKSRKSXEKSRKFY